One window of Sinorhizobium numidicum genomic DNA carries:
- the murG gene encoding undecaprenyldiphospho-muramoylpentapeptide beta-N-acetylglucosaminyltransferase, with protein MDKGIILLAAGGTGGHLFPAEALAHELKASGYSVHLVTDSRAERYAGKFPADEVHVVPSATIGSKNPIKLARSVWKLWTGLRAARRLITRLRPRAVIGFGGYPTVPPLLAATGVGVPSLIHEQNAVMGRANKMLASRVQAVAGGFLPEGTGAFAAKTVMTGNPVRPVVLKSAGAPYASSGGDAPFHLVVFGGSQGAQYFSKTVPQAICRLDDAARQRLKVTQQARPEDREGVIAAYEKLGVPAEVSPFFNDMAARIATAQLVICRSGASTVSEISAIGRPAILVPYPYALDHDQAANAAALAAKGGARVIAQAELSAERLAGILSDAMNNPEALAQMAANARQTGKPDAARLLASLVEAIASGSTVEKFKETRS; from the coding sequence ATGGACAAAGGCATCATTCTTCTCGCCGCCGGAGGCACCGGCGGCCATCTCTTTCCCGCCGAAGCGCTGGCCCATGAGCTCAAAGCTTCCGGCTACTCGGTGCATCTGGTCACCGACAGCCGCGCCGAGCGTTACGCCGGCAAGTTTCCGGCGGACGAGGTGCATGTCGTGCCATCGGCGACGATCGGTTCGAAGAACCCGATCAAACTGGCGCGATCGGTCTGGAAACTCTGGACGGGCTTGCGGGCTGCGCGGCGGCTGATCACACGTCTCAGGCCCAGGGCCGTCATCGGTTTTGGCGGCTATCCGACCGTGCCGCCCCTCTTGGCCGCAACGGGCGTCGGCGTCCCCTCGCTCATTCATGAGCAGAATGCCGTCATGGGGCGGGCCAACAAGATGCTTGCCTCGCGGGTGCAGGCGGTTGCGGGCGGCTTTCTTCCCGAAGGCACCGGAGCCTTTGCTGCGAAAACCGTGATGACCGGGAACCCGGTGCGCCCCGTGGTGCTTAAATCGGCCGGCGCGCCCTACGCGTCGTCCGGAGGGGACGCGCCGTTCCATCTCGTCGTCTTCGGCGGCAGCCAAGGCGCGCAATATTTCTCGAAGACGGTGCCGCAGGCGATCTGCCGGCTCGACGATGCCGCGCGCCAGCGGCTGAAGGTGACGCAGCAGGCGCGGCCCGAAGACAGGGAAGGCGTGATCGCAGCTTATGAGAAACTCGGTGTGCCAGCCGAGGTTTCTCCCTTCTTCAACGACATGGCCGCGCGGATTGCGACGGCACAACTCGTGATCTGCCGTTCCGGCGCGTCGACCGTTTCCGAAATCTCGGCGATCGGCCGTCCAGCAATCCTCGTGCCGTATCCCTATGCGCTCGACCACGATCAGGCGGCCAATGCCGCAGCACTTGCTGCAAAGGGCGGTGCAAGGGTGATCGCTCAGGCGGAACTCAGCGCCGAGAGGCTCGCCGGCATCCTTTCCGACGCCATGAACAACCCGGAGGCGCTGGCGCAGATGGCGGCGAACGCCCGGCAAACCGGCAAACCGGACGCCGCGCGCTTGCTTGCATCCCTGGTAGAGGCTATTGCCAGCGGCTCGACAGTCGAGAAATTCAAGGAAACACGCTCATGA